The DNA window CCCGGCTCATCACACGTGCGAGGAGAGCAGTAGGTATCCCGATTCCAGCCCCTCTCTTCCATGTCGTGCACCCAACTGCCTCCAATCCCCCCACCAATGTACCACTCGGACCGTCGTGGTTCCGCGCCCGCTTCACCTGACAGGCAACACACCGTCACCATCGCACCGACAGTCACCCATCGCACCAATAAGCGCTTCATCAAGGCTTCCTCGGGACGAGCTTGCGAGGGCCTGTTCGTGAGCCTCGCCGCTAGGCATTCGCCGCGTCCATAGCCCACATGCCGGCGCCCCGGGCCGAAATACACAAAAACACAAAGCAGTACAGAGCGGCCAGCTCGCCCTGATTGGCGATGGGAAACAGGGCCTGGGTGCCGTGCGCCATCCAGTAGGCGGCCGCCATCAGGCCGCTGCACACAAAGGCCGCCCAGCGCGTGTAGAAACCGACCATGACCAGAATCCCGCCGACCAGTTCAATGATGCCAGCCCCATAAAGGACAAAGGCCGGCGCCTCCGGCACCGCTAGCGGAAAGCCGAACAGCTTTTGGGTACCATGAAAAAAGAACAAAAACCCGGCAATAATGCGCAGCAGCGCGTAGGTCTGCTCCCCATAGTCCTTCATGAACATAGACCTGCCCTCCTTTGAAGAATATGAGCAAGGCATTGCAACAACTTGTCCGAGAAGTCAAGGAGAAGTTGCCGCTGTCAGCCAGTCTGGCCACCATGCCGGGGTGAGGACAGCCGTCCATCTCGGCCTTTCCTTCATTCACGGACAATGCTAGGAGGTTGCCACGATATTGTACACACAGGAGAGATCTCATGGATATTGGCGTGTTCTGTGTCATCCCGTCTGCGGCCGCCGATCCGGCGATCATTGCCAGGCGTGCCGAAGAACTCGGTTTCGAGTCCTACTGGGTTCCCGACCATCCGGTCGTGCCGGTGGGCAGTGAGCAAACCTATCCGGGCACCCCGCCCGACGGCAGCTCCCTCACCTTTCTGACTCGCATTCCCGACCCGCTGATTGTCCTGGCCCGCGCCGGGGCGGTCACCACCAGGCNNNNNNNNNNNNNNNNNNNNNNNNNNNNNNNNNNNNNNNNNNNNNNNNNNNNNNNNNNNNNNNNNNNNNNNNNNNNNNNNNNNNNNNNNNNNNNNNNNNNNNNNNNNNNNNNNNNNNNNNNNNNNNNNNNNNNNNNNNNNNNNNNNNNNNNNNNNNNNNNNNNNNNNNNNNNNNNNNNNNNNNNNNNNNNNNNNNNNNNNNNNNNNNNNNNNNNNNNNNNNNNNNNNNNNNNNNNNNNNNNNNNNNNNNNNNNNNNNNNNNNNNNNNNNNNNNNNNNNNNNNNNNNCCGGTTCTGGTCGGCGGAATCGGCTCACCCTACGTCTATCGCCGCGTCGCCGAATGGGGCGACGGCTGGATCCCGCTGATCGCCGATATGGCGGCCTTTCATGACGGTATGGAAAAATTGAAACGAGCCTGCGAGGCGGTCGGACGTGATATGGACACGGTGGACATCACCGTGTTTGGCGGTCCCGGACAGTGGCGCAACGGTGAGGAATTGGCAGAACTCGAGCGGGCTGGAGCGAACCGGGTCACGCTCTGGCTCAACGC is part of the Desulfurellaceae bacterium genome and encodes:
- a CDS encoding DoxX family protein codes for the protein MFMKDYGEQTYALLRIIAGFLFFFHGTQKLFGFPLAVPEAPAFVLYGAGIIELVGGILVMVGFYTRWAAFVCSGLMAAAYWMAHGTQALFPIANQGELAALYCFVFLCISARGAGMWAMDAANA
- a CDS encoding LLM class flavin-dependent oxidoreductase → MDIGVFCVIPSAAADPAIIARRAEELGFESYWVPDHPVVPVGSEQTYPGTPPDGSSLTFLTRIPDPLIVLARAGAVTTR
- a CDS encoding LLM class flavin-dependent oxidoreductase, with protein sequence PVLVGGIGSPYVYRRVAEWGDGWIPLIADMAAFHDGMEKLKRACEAVGRDMDTVDITVFGGPGQWRNGEELAELERAGANRVTLWLNAFETEDMLKDLDSLASQVL